CAGCCTCTGTTTGAAAGATTTGAAACTGTCAGACTGGCGCATGGCTTCGACGTAATCGAGGTACGTGAAGCAATCAACAGCCTCCAGGTTGACGGTAAAAACTTCTGGCGTGCTTACGCCACCCGTCAGAGTGGATTCCCTGTAGGGAATACCCAGGAACTGCGCAGAGAGAAACGCTACCCGTCTGCCTGCAGGTGAGATCTTTTCAGCAGCAGCAAGCATGTCATCAAGATCATGCCGGCTCCACTTGCCGAGCAAGACCCTTACCCTCTGCCTTTGCGCTTGTGTAGTCATGGTGGACCAGTCCGATAGTATACCACGCTGTGACCGCTTCCGACGGATTGACTATTCTGTTGCATAGATGGAGTGATTGTGAGAGAAATAAGAACAGCGCACCTGCCATGAAAGTCGTCGACGTTCACACCCACGGCATAGACGGATTCGACACGAGAAGCAGCACTGTTGATGGTATGTTACGAATAGCAGAAATCCACGGTGCAGCAGGTGTTTCGAAAATCGTGCTGTCAATCTACCCCGCACCGATACGGGAAATGCGGCGGCAGATAGAACTGGTGCGAGAGGCAATGGAAAGGCAGGTTCACGGGTCAGGAGTCGCTGTTCACGGAGGCGGAGCCCGTATTCTGGGTGTTCATCTCGAAGGGCCATTCTTGAACCCGACACGGTCTGGCGCGCTTAATCCCTCTTTCTTTATTGATCCGGAAGAGCGTGTATTTCGTGAACTCATAGAAGGGTTCGAAGATAGCATCGTAGTTATCACGGTCGCCCCGGAGCGAAAGGGGGCTGGTGCACTCATACGAAAAGTTTCCGACCTGGGTATCGTGGTCAGCATGGGTCACTCTGACGCTACGTACTCTGAAGCAGAGGCTGGTTTTAATGCAGGGGCTCGCGGGATCACGCATCTCTTTAACGGGATGAGAGGATTTCATCACAGGGAACCGGGGCTGGCAGGCTTTGGGCTATTGAACAGGCATATCTACGTGGAAGTCATAGCCGATCCTTTTCATCTGCATGACGCAACACTTAAACTGATCTTTGAAATGAAGGAGCCCAATAAAATAGTCCTGGTTTCCGATTCAGTGAAGGAGACGCGCACGGCTGGGGGATATGGAAGAATAGATGATCCTTCGGGCAGACTCCAGGGCGGCAGCATGACCATAACCGAGTCGGCTCGAAGACTTGTGGCGCTGGGTTTGCGCGAAAATACGGTCATGAATGCTGTTACGAATAACCCGAGGCAATACCTGATGCTCAAAGCCTAGTGCGAAACCCCAAATTCCAAGCGTGAAATTCCAAACAAATATGCGAATATCAAATGTCCCAAGACTTAAACGCCGTCTGAGAGAATTTTGAATATTAGGACTTGTTTAGAATTTCGATATTGCGATTTAAAATTTAACGTGGATGAATTTCATTCACGTTACCAGAGCGTGGTGACAATATCGATCAACTCAGGAAACGTGTCCAGGGTAAAATCTGCGCCGTCGGTGAAACCTGACGAACCGTACCCGTAGGTGACAGCCGCAGTCTTTACGCCCGCGCCGCGGCCGGCCTCAATATCATAAGAGGTATCGCCTACCATTAAGGTTTCTTCTGCCGGAACGCTGAATTTTGAAAGTACAGAGAGTATGGCCTGAGGACTCGGTTTCCGTTCAGGGCCTGAATCTCCTCCCACAACCAGATCGAAATATTGCAGAAGCCGGAGTTGTCTGAGTGTCTTCATGGTGAATACTTCCAGCTTGTTCGAGACAACAGCCTTCTTGAAATCCTTCAGTCGCTGGAGGGTATCCTCCACCCCCGGGTAGGGCGCGGAATAGACCGCTATGTGTTCCAGGTAATATTCTCTGAAATGCTTGCGGATAGTGGCGGGGTCAACCCCCAGGCTTTTCCACTCGTCAAATTTCTTCATAATGAGGGTCATGCCTTCACCCAGTATAGTTTCTATCTCGGTGCGCGAGATAGGCGGGATCCCGTGCAGACCTATCGAGTAGTTAAACGCGTTGGCGATATCGGTTGCCGAGTCCACGAGGGTACCGTCGAGGTCAAAGAGTATTAGCTGGAGGGCCACGCAATAATGTAATGGAATTGTTTCGAATGCGCAAGCAGGCAAGATGGTAAAGGGGGAAGAGCGGTCAGCCCGCCACAAATGCTTCCACTTTCTTTGTTTCTGCCATTTGCCTCACCGTATATGAATAGTTATTTCTTGCGTTCATCAGTCCTATCCTTAAGGTATTTCTTGTACTCCT
This genomic stretch from Syntrophorhabdales bacterium harbors:
- a CDS encoding HAD-IA family hydrolase — encoded protein: MALQLILFDLDGTLVDSATDIANAFNYSIGLHGIPPISRTEIETILGEGMTLIMKKFDEWKSLGVDPATIRKHFREYYLEHIAVYSAPYPGVEDTLQRLKDFKKAVVSNKLEVFTMKTLRQLRLLQYFDLVVGGDSGPERKPSPQAILSVLSKFSVPAEETLMVGDTSYDIEAGRGAGVKTAAVTYGYGSSGFTDGADFTLDTFPELIDIVTTLW